One Streptomyces formicae genomic window, TTCCGGCGCAAGGTTGTATTCGTGCCATGAAGCGCACATCGGGATTCCCCTTCCACTTCCGCACCGGAAAGTAGCAAGGGGGGAAGAACGCGGCACCGGCGTGCAATCGTGCGCTGGAGGCACGGTCGCACGCCCGGCGCGCATCGTTTTCCCGGTGGTCTCCCGCCGGCGGTCTCCTAGTCGATGACGGCCGTGGCCTCGATCTCGACCAGGTGGTCGGGGACGGACAGGGCCGCCACGCCGATCAGTGAGGCCGGGGGCGCCGGGGTGACGCCCAGTGTCGCGGCCGCGCGGGAGATGCCGTCCAGGAGCAGGGGCATCTTGTCGGGGGTCCAGTCGACGACGTACACGGTCAGCTTCGCCACGTCGGCGAAGGAGCCGCCGACCTCGGCCAGGGCGGTGCCGACGTTGAGGTAGCACCGCTCGACCTGGGCGGCGAGGTCGCCCGCGCCGACGGTCTTGCCGTCGGCGTCCCAGGAGACCTGTCCCGCGATGAAGACCTGCTTCGACCCGCTCGCGATCGACACCTGCCGATAGACGTCGATCTCCGGCAGTCCGCTCGGATTCACCAGGGTGATGGCCATGCCGTACGCCTCCTCTTCAGTCACTTCCGGTTACTTGAGAACCGTAGGAGAGCGGCCTCTGACAAGGAAGAACGCACTTTTTCGAAACCTGGGCACCTTCCGGTGACCGAGGAGCTCAGCGGCCCGTCCCCCGCAGGGGCGCCAGCACCGCGTCGTCCACCGGAGCCGTCCCGGTGAGCGTGCCGAGGAGGGCCCGCGCCAGGACGGTGGCCGAGTCGACCCGGGTGTCTTCCGGTTCGTCGCCGGTGGCCCTGCCGATGACGGCGTCGCGCACCCACTGGGAGCCGTCGAGCCCGCCGAACAGCTCGGGGAAGGA contains:
- a CDS encoding RidA family protein, with amino-acid sequence MAITLVNPSGLPEIDVYRQVSIASGSKQVFIAGQVSWDADGKTVGAGDLAAQVERCYLNVGTALAEVGGSFADVAKLTVYVVDWTPDKMPLLLDGISRAAATLGVTPAPPASLIGVAALSVPDHLVEIEATAVID